One segment of Herbaspirillum hiltneri N3 DNA contains the following:
- a CDS encoding MarR family winged helix-turn-helix transcriptional regulator, whose product MDTTPSIANCNLFATKQAARFVTQLYERHLAAVNVTSSQMTILAVIHECPNITMTKLSEIVVMDRTSLVRAIKPLSRDGYVLQKPEPGSRKTSLSLSRTGTRKYLDAVPCWRAAQEEYEELVGKSRAQLLRQELMAITQRQV is encoded by the coding sequence ATGGACACCACTCCTTCCATCGCGAACTGCAACTTATTCGCCACCAAACAAGCTGCGCGATTTGTCACGCAGTTGTATGAGCGTCATCTGGCGGCAGTCAACGTCACCAGTTCCCAGATGACTATCCTTGCGGTGATTCATGAATGTCCCAACATCACGATGACGAAATTGTCGGAGATCGTCGTGATGGATCGCACCAGTCTGGTCCGCGCAATCAAGCCCCTGAGCCGCGATGGATATGTTCTGCAGAAGCCGGAACCGGGATCCAGGAAGACCAGCTTGTCGCTGTCCAGGACAGGCACCAGGAAATACCTGGATGCAGTCCCCTGCTGGCGTGCCGCCCAGGAGGAATACGAGGAACTGGTGGGCAAGAGCCGCGCCCAATTGCTGCGCCAGGAATTGATGGCGATTACCCAGCGTCAAGTTTAA
- a CDS encoding alpha/beta fold hydrolase, which translates to MNLTTIANAVLASTLLSAAALSAQAAPLAADATTVVLVHGAFADGSSWEKVIPLLQAKGLKVVAVQNPLSSLADDVAATQRVVDAQTGKVVLVGHSWGGTVITQAGTSDKIKALVYVAAFAPSEGEATSTLGKDYAVPAGIATLQQDAGGYLWLPADSVAKNFAQDVSPATAALIAATQGPIAAKAFGDKTTVAAWRNKPNYYIVSSQDRMIAPELEQAFAKKINATTTTLATSHVPMVSQPEKVAEVIFAAAQR; encoded by the coding sequence ATGAATCTGACCACCATCGCCAACGCCGTTCTCGCTTCCACGCTCCTGTCCGCAGCTGCATTGAGTGCACAGGCCGCACCATTGGCCGCCGATGCCACCACCGTCGTACTGGTGCACGGCGCCTTCGCCGACGGTTCCAGCTGGGAAAAAGTGATCCCGCTGCTGCAAGCCAAGGGCTTGAAAGTCGTCGCCGTGCAAAATCCGCTCAGCTCGCTGGCCGATGACGTCGCCGCCACCCAGCGCGTGGTCGATGCCCAGACCGGCAAAGTCGTGCTGGTCGGCCATTCCTGGGGCGGTACCGTGATCACCCAGGCCGGCACCAGCGACAAGATCAAGGCGCTGGTCTACGTCGCCGCCTTCGCACCGTCGGAAGGTGAAGCCACCAGCACGCTCGGCAAGGACTACGCGGTGCCCGCCGGTATCGCGACGTTGCAACAGGATGCGGGCGGCTACCTGTGGCTGCCGGCCGACTCGGTCGCCAAGAACTTCGCACAAGACGTTTCGCCTGCAACGGCCGCACTGATCGCCGCGACCCAAGGCCCGATCGCCGCCAAGGCATTCGGCGACAAGACCACCGTCGCGGCCTGGCGCAACAAGCCGAACTACTACATCGTGTCGTCGCAAGACCGCATGATCGCACCGGAACTGGAGCAGGCATTCGCGAAGAAGATCAACGCCACCACAACGACACTGGCGACCAGCCACGTGCCGATGGTGTCGCAGCCCGAGAAAGTCGCGGAAGTGATTTTTGCCGCTGCTCAACGTTAA
- a CDS encoding MarR family winged helix-turn-helix transcriptional regulator, protein MAKFSPPTLDQHLCFSLYSTSLKMTQLYKPLLAPLNITYPQYLVMVVLWQQQGLGVKDLAERLQQDSGSITPLVKRLEAEGLITRARDTRDERNVLLSLTPAGEAMREAGLRVSEAIAHGCSVTSAEYQRMMADLAKLNKTLS, encoded by the coding sequence ATGGCCAAATTTTCTCCACCCACGCTCGACCAGCATTTGTGCTTTTCGCTCTACAGCACTTCGCTGAAGATGACGCAACTCTACAAGCCCTTGCTGGCGCCGCTGAACATCACGTATCCGCAATACCTGGTGATGGTGGTGCTGTGGCAGCAGCAGGGGCTCGGCGTGAAGGACCTGGCGGAACGCCTGCAGCAGGATTCCGGTTCGATCACGCCGCTGGTCAAGCGGCTTGAAGCGGAAGGCCTCATCACCCGTGCCCGCGATACGCGCGATGAACGCAACGTCCTGCTGAGCCTGACGCCCGCCGGCGAAGCCATGCGCGAAGCCGGCCTGCGCGTCAGCGAAGCGATCGCCCACGGCTGTTCGGTCACCAGCGCCGAATATCAGCGCATGATGGCGGATCTGGCAAAGCTCAATAAAACGCTCAGTTAG